GCTGCGGATCGAGGACCGGCTGGAGGCGCTGGGCGGCCTGCTGCAGCGCGCCGCCACCCGACGTGCGCGCCGCGGCCCCGACCAGGACGACGCCGCCGAGCGCGCCCGGGCACGGTTCGTCCAGGGCTTCGTCGTCAGCTCCCTCGTGTTCTGCGTCGGCCCCCTCACCATCCTGGGCTCGCTCCAGGAGGGGCTGGGCAACGGCGCCGACCAGCTGCTCCTCAAGAGCGCCCTCGACGGCTTCGCGGCCATCGCCTTCGCGGCGTCGTTCGGCTGGGGGGTCGGCGCCAGCGTGCTCTCGCTGGTCGTGGTGCAGGGCGGGCTGACCGTGCTCGGTGCGGGCCTGGGCAGCTTCGTCCCCGACGCCCACCTGGCCGCTCTCACCGCCACGGGCGGGCTGCTGCTCGTCGGGGTGGCGCTGCGGCTGCTCGACCTCAAGCAGGTCAAGGTCGCCGACCTGCTCCCGGCGCTGGTGGTGGCACCGCTGCTGACGCAGCTGGTCGTGGTGGTGCGCTAGACCACGTCGGGGCCGCCGGACCCGCCGCTGCGGGCCGGGCCGGAGCCGCCCGGGCCGTGCAGCACCACGCCGTCGGCCACCTGGCGCATCGACAGCCGCAGGTCCATCGCCGTCTTCTGGATCCAGCGGAACGACTCGGGCTCGGTCAGGCACAGGCGCTCCTGCAGCACGCCCTTGGCGCGGTCGACCGCCTTGCGGGTCTCCAGGCGCTCCTGCAGGTCGGCGACCTCGGCCTCGACCTGGCGCAGCTCGGCGAAGCGGCTCAGCGCCATCTCGACCGCCGGCACCAGGTCG
This genomic interval from Nocardioides scoriae contains the following:
- a CDS encoding DUF554 domain-containing protein, whose protein sequence is MFPGVGTLVNVVTVLLGTLVGTSVGHRLPERTRTVVTDGLGLVTLLIAAGSAAAVGDAALSDAVGDAAPLLVVLGSVLVGGITGSLLRIEDRLEALGGLLQRAATRRARRGPDQDDAAERARARFVQGFVVSSLVFCVGPLTILGSLQEGLGNGADQLLLKSALDGFAAIAFAASFGWGVGASVLSLVVVQGGLTVLGAGLGSFVPDAHLAALTATGGLLLVGVALRLLDLKQVKVADLLPALVVAPLLTQLVVVVR